One Polaribacter sp. KT25b DNA segment encodes these proteins:
- the polA gene encoding DNA polymerase I — protein sequence MADQKRLFLVDAYALIFRGYYAFIKNPRINSKGLDTSAIMGFMNSLLDVIKRERPDHLAVCFDKGGSVDRVEMFEAYKANRDATPEAIKLAVPYIQEILKAMHIPIMVKDGFEADDVIGTLSKQAEKEDYKVYMVTPDKDFAQLVSENIFMYKPRFGGGYDIWGVPEVLEKFEITDPLQVIDFLGMMGDSADNIPGLPGVGEKTAKKFLAAYGSMENLLANTHELKGKMKEKVEAAKELGLLSKQLATIMLDVPVVFDATDFTLDQPDTEKVTELFNELEFRNLLTNFLRTFAVENAEKVNSVEDSSEEKPKTTSKKAPVSAEGQFDLFAAPGTGSVTKEEIISGFKTIENTNHFYQHINSPLSRKILLQKLMQQKSVCFDTETTGLKALEVELIGIAFSFEIGKGFYVSFPENQEETTTILEEFRPFFEASEIEKIGHNLKYDIKVLSNYNMPVKGILFDTMIAHYLINPDMRHNMDILAETYLNYQPVSITELIGKKGKNQLSMRVVPINDQTEYAVEDADITLQLKEHFTSELESGNVTKLFKEVELPLVSVLTAMEIEGININTDFLKELSVALTDDINRLEKNIYEQAGEEFNIASPKQLGIVLFENMKLVDKPKKTKTGQYKTGEDILSYLAKDHQIIRDIQEYRQYKKLQSTYVDALPNEVNPKTKRIHTEYMQAVAATGRLSSNNPNLQNIPIRTERGRQVRKAFIPRDENYVLLAADYSQIELRIIAALSEEENMINAFKNGEDIHASTAAKVFNVPLDEVTREQRSNAKTVNFGIIYGVSAFGLSNQTDLSRSEAKELIDTYYETYPKLKAYMSAQVDFARDNGYVETVLNRRRYLKDINSRNAVVRSAAERNAVNAPIQGSAADIIKLAMINIYKRFEKENFKSKMLLQVHDELVFDAHKDELEIIKPIIKFEMENAFKMSVPLDVEIGIGENWLEAH from the coding sequence ATGGCAGATCAAAAAAGACTTTTTTTAGTTGATGCGTATGCATTAATTTTTCGTGGATATTACGCATTTATAAAGAACCCAAGAATCAATTCTAAAGGTTTAGACACCTCTGCAATTATGGGTTTTATGAACTCTTTGTTAGACGTAATTAAACGTGAAAGACCAGATCATTTAGCGGTTTGTTTTGATAAAGGCGGCAGTGTAGATCGAGTTGAAATGTTTGAAGCCTACAAAGCAAACAGAGATGCCACTCCAGAAGCTATAAAATTAGCAGTTCCTTATATTCAAGAAATCTTAAAAGCCATGCACATTCCGATTATGGTAAAAGACGGTTTTGAGGCAGATGATGTTATTGGAACACTTTCTAAACAAGCAGAAAAAGAAGATTATAAAGTGTATATGGTTACGCCAGATAAGGATTTTGCGCAACTTGTTTCCGAAAATATTTTTATGTATAAACCACGTTTTGGTGGTGGTTATGACATTTGGGGAGTTCCAGAAGTTTTAGAGAAATTTGAAATCACAGATCCTTTACAAGTCATCGATTTTCTTGGAATGATGGGAGATTCTGCTGATAATATTCCTGGTTTACCTGGAGTTGGAGAAAAAACTGCCAAAAAGTTTTTAGCTGCTTATGGTTCTATGGAAAACTTACTAGCAAATACACATGAGCTAAAAGGAAAAATGAAAGAGAAAGTGGAAGCTGCCAAAGAATTAGGGTTGCTTTCTAAACAACTAGCAACAATTATGTTAGATGTTCCTGTGGTTTTTGACGCAACTGATTTTACTTTAGATCAACCAGATACAGAAAAAGTTACAGAACTTTTTAACGAACTAGAATTCAGAAATTTATTAACTAATTTTTTACGAACTTTTGCGGTTGAAAATGCAGAAAAAGTAAATTCAGTAGAAGATTCATCCGAAGAAAAACCAAAAACAACTTCTAAAAAAGCACCTGTAAGTGCAGAAGGTCAATTTGATTTATTTGCAGCTCCAGGAACCGGAAGTGTAACGAAAGAAGAAATAATATCTGGCTTTAAAACTATAGAAAATACCAATCATTTTTATCAACATATAAACTCGCCTTTATCAAGAAAAATCTTGTTGCAAAAATTAATGCAGCAAAAATCTGTTTGTTTTGACACAGAAACTACTGGTTTAAAAGCCTTAGAAGTTGAGTTAATCGGAATCGCTTTTTCTTTCGAAATTGGCAAAGGATTTTATGTTTCTTTTCCGGAAAATCAGGAAGAAACAACAACTATTTTAGAAGAATTTAGACCGTTTTTTGAAGCATCAGAAATTGAAAAAATTGGTCATAATTTAAAATATGATATCAAAGTTTTATCAAATTATAATATGCCTGTAAAAGGGATTTTGTTTGATACCATGATTGCGCATTATTTAATCAATCCAGATATGCGTCATAATATGGATATTTTAGCAGAAACTTATTTAAATTATCAGCCAGTTTCTATCACAGAATTGATTGGTAAAAAAGGAAAAAATCAGCTTTCTATGAGAGTTGTGCCTATAAATGATCAAACAGAATATGCCGTTGAAGATGCAGATATTACACTTCAATTAAAAGAACATTTTACATCAGAATTAGAAAGTGGAAACGTTACCAAACTTTTTAAAGAGGTTGAATTACCACTAGTTTCTGTGCTAACTGCTATGGAAATTGAGGGAATTAACATCAACACAGATTTCTTAAAAGAATTATCAGTTGCTTTAACGGATGACATCAACAGACTTGAAAAAAATATTTACGAACAAGCAGGAGAAGAATTTAATATCGCTTCACCTAAACAATTAGGAATCGTTTTGTTCGAAAATATGAAGTTAGTTGACAAGCCTAAAAAGACAAAAACGGGTCAATATAAAACCGGCGAAGATATTTTATCTTACTTGGCTAAAGACCATCAAATTATAAGAGATATTCAAGAATATCGTCAATATAAAAAATTACAAAGCACGTATGTAGATGCGTTGCCAAATGAAGTAAATCCGAAGACAAAAAGAATTCATACGGAATATATGCAAGCGGTTGCTGCAACAGGAAGATTGAGTTCTAATAATCCGAATTTACAGAATATTCCGATTAGAACAGAACGAGGACGACAAGTTAGAAAAGCGTTTATTCCTAGAGATGAAAATTACGTTTTATTGGCTGCGGATTATTCTCAAATTGAATTAAGAATAATTGCTGCGTTAAGTGAAGAAGAAAACATGATAAATGCTTTTAAAAATGGTGAAGATATTCATGCTTCAACTGCCGCAAAAGTGTTTAATGTTCCTTTGGATGAAGTTACTCGCGAGCAAAGAAGCAACGCAAAAACAGTTAATTTCGGAATTATTTATGGTGTTTCTGCTTTCGGATTAAGCAATCAAACAGACTTATCTAGAAGTGAAGCAAAAGAGTTGATTGATACCTATTATGAAACCTATCCGAAGTTAAAAGCATACATGTCTGCACAAGTTGATTTTGCTAGAGATAACGGGTATGTAGAAACGGTTTTAAACAGACGAAGATATTTAAAAGACATCAATTCTAGAAACGCAGTTGTAAGAAGCGCTGCTGAAAGAAATGCTGTAAATGCGCCAATTCAGGGTTCTGCTGCAGACATTATA
- a CDS encoding sterol desaturase family protein encodes MMDAIVAFFENLTSLQKFFWVVGCLSLFWILEGVYPLKKHQYNKWKHAKTNLILLLSTMIINVVFGILTVGIFSWIDANNFGLLKMIDLPVWIEIILAIMILDFMSQYIVHYMLHKIPVMWRFHTIHHSDTHVDVTSGTRHHPIDFIFRETFALLGIIIAGLPVSYYLMYRILTVLFTYFSHADIQLPLWLDKTISYVFISPNTHKFHHHHVMPWTDTNFGNIFSFWDRIFGTFIYKDTKDIVYGIDILDAEKSEDILYQLKAPFKKELKSAEYKA; translated from the coding sequence ATGATGGATGCTATTGTTGCTTTTTTTGAAAACCTAACAAGTCTACAAAAGTTTTTTTGGGTTGTTGGTTGCCTTTCTTTATTCTGGATTTTAGAAGGCGTTTATCCGTTAAAAAAACATCAATATAACAAATGGAAACACGCTAAAACAAACTTAATTTTACTACTTTCTACGATGATTATTAATGTGGTTTTCGGAATTTTAACTGTCGGAATTTTCTCTTGGATCGACGCCAATAATTTTGGTTTATTAAAGATGATTGACTTGCCAGTTTGGATAGAAATTATTTTAGCAATTATGATTTTAGACTTTATGTCTCAATATATTGTACATTATATGTTACATAAAATTCCTGTAATGTGGCGTTTTCACACGATTCATCATAGTGACACGCATGTAGATGTTACCTCTGGAACTAGACATCATCCAATAGATTTTATTTTTAGAGAAACCTTTGCTTTATTAGGAATTATAATTGCTGGTTTGCCTGTTTCTTACTATTTAATGTACAGAATTTTAACGGTACTTTTCACTTACTTTTCGCATGCGGATATTCAATTGCCACTTTGGTTAGACAAAACGATTAGTTATGTTTTTATTTCGCCAAATACACATAAATTTCACCATCATCATGTAATGCCTTGGACAGACACAAACTTCGGAAATATTTTCTCTTTTTGGGATCGTATTTTTGGAACCTTCATATATAAAGACACCAAAGATATTGTGTACGGAATTGATATTTTAGATGCAGAAAAATCCGAAGATATTTTATATCAATTAAAAGCACCTTTTAAAAAGGAGTTAAAATCTGCTGAATACAAAGCTTAA
- a CDS encoding metallophosphoesterase encodes MPRWVFPLIILLILTVVLEIYTFQALKTITKNKFLRYGFLLISIAAYTNFLVTMLTYSRSDGQTPQFQMAVGLLLVVLVPKLVIVILLFGEDIFRSALKGISAVSSSKTEPLAGRRKFISQLALGLAAIPFASFIYGIVQGKYNYKVLKYQLTFKDLPEAFDGYTITQISDIHSGSFTNKEKIQYGVDLINQQKSDLMLFTGDIVNNKADEMDNWIDVFSKLEAKEGKYSILGNHDYGDYMDWDKPEDKVKNFQDVKDIHQKIGFDLLLDEHRYIEKDGQRIALLGVENWGKGFNQAGDLQKASAKIKKEDFKILMSHDPSHWQEKVKNDDFNYHLTLSGHTHGLQLGIEIPGFIKWSPSKYVYKQWAGLYEESSRFINVNRGFGYHAFPGRVGIWPEITVIELKKA; translated from the coding sequence ATGCCACGTTGGGTTTTTCCTCTTATAATACTACTTATTTTAACTGTAGTTCTTGAAATTTATACATTCCAAGCTTTAAAAACGATTACTAAAAATAAATTTTTACGTTATGGTTTTTTACTGATAAGTATTGCTGCATATACCAACTTTTTAGTTACCATGTTAACGTATTCTAGAAGTGATGGTCAAACACCACAATTTCAAATGGCAGTTGGTTTATTACTTGTAGTTTTAGTTCCTAAATTAGTAATTGTTATTTTGCTTTTTGGCGAAGATATTTTTAGATCAGCCTTAAAAGGAATTTCTGCAGTTTCTAGTTCTAAAACTGAACCTTTAGCAGGTAGAAGAAAATTTATTTCGCAGTTGGCTTTAGGTTTGGCGGCAATTCCTTTTGCGTCTTTTATCTACGGAATTGTACAAGGAAAATACAATTATAAAGTTTTAAAATATCAGTTAACTTTTAAAGATTTACCAGAAGCTTTTGATGGATATACAATTACGCAAATTTCTGATATTCATTCTGGAAGCTTCACGAATAAAGAAAAAATTCAATACGGAGTTGATTTAATAAATCAGCAAAAATCTGATCTGATGTTATTTACAGGTGATATTGTAAATAATAAAGCGGATGAAATGGATAACTGGATTGATGTTTTTAGTAAATTGGAAGCGAAAGAAGGTAAATATTCCATTCTTGGAAATCATGATTATGGCGATTATATGGATTGGGATAAACCAGAAGATAAAGTCAAAAATTTTCAAGATGTAAAAGATATTCATCAAAAAATTGGTTTCGATTTATTGTTGGATGAACATCGTTATATAGAAAAAGACGGACAAAGAATTGCGCTTCTTGGTGTAGAAAATTGGGGAAAAGGATTTAATCAAGCTGGAGATTTACAAAAAGCATCCGCAAAAATTAAAAAAGAAGATTTTAAAATTTTAATGAGTCACGATCCAAGTCACTGGCAAGAAAAAGTTAAAAATGACGATTTTAATTATCATCTTACTTTAAGCGGTCATACGCATGGTTTGCAATTGGGAATTGAAATTCCGGGGTTTATAAAATGGAGTCCATCTAAATATGTGTACAAACAATGGGCAGGTTTGTATGAAGAATCTAGTAGGTTTATAAATGTAAACAGAGGTTTTGGTTATCATGCATTTCCTGGTAGAGTAGGTATTTGGCCAGAAATTACAGTTATTGAGCTTAAAAAAGCTTGA
- a CDS encoding co-chaperone YbbN: MTKFGELIGVNIPVLIDFYADWNEVENSTDTLRDVAAALGDKAKVIKIDIKKNETLADALRVKGNPTFIIYKNGEMKWRQTGHQDANTLIGLVQKYF; this comes from the coding sequence ATGACAAAATTTGGAGAATTAATTGGAGTAAATATACCTGTTTTAATCGATTTTTATGCTGATTGGAATGAGGTAGAAAATAGTACTGATACTTTAAGAGATGTGGCTGCAGCTCTAGGAGATAAAGCAAAAGTTATAAAAATTGACATTAAAAAAAATGAGACTTTAGCAGATGCTTTGCGTGTTAAAGGAAATCCTACTTTTATAATTTATAAAAATGGAGAAATGAAATGGCGCCAAACGGGCCATCAAGATGCAAATACTTTAATTGGTTTAGTGCAAAAATATTTTTAG
- a CDS encoding DUF2723 domain-containing protein: MTSEKFKKWNIILGWATFAIALITYTLTLEPTVSAWDCGEYISTSVKLEVGHPPGAPLFQMLGAFFAMFTSDVTEIAKMVNFMSALASAFTILFMFWTITNLAKKMAVKTGGITDGKYIAILGSSLVGSLAYTFSDSFWFSAVEGEVYAMSSFLMALLFWLGLKWENELHQPRGNKWLIIISFVVGLSFGVHILSLLVIPAIVLLYFFKTYKTINLKTTAIATVISVIVLMFVFKFLFPFTLKFFSASELFFINTIGLPYNSGSIIAAIILIALFYFGLNYTRKTKKVTANTLILSVLFIMIGFSSWMMLPIRANANTTINENNPSSARELLAYYEREQYGDANVFYDTYYSNSYSREQDAKNPTKDDKPKYEKKDGKYVIVNIYKDVLPNWSDKHKGFIPRMVNPASEKMYKAIAGIPEKSNRRPTFAENIKFMVSYQFGYMYGRYFMWNFVGRQNDTQGNLDIFNGNWISGIDVIDEVRLGSQQQLPADVLENKGRNTYYFLPLILGIIGLLYQIKWDKENFFTLFMFFVFTGFAIIFYTNPKPFEPRERDYAVVGSFYIFAIWIGFGVLALFEYLQKLGPKKPIAIAITLISILAVPSLMAFENWDDHDRSNRYTTHLNAQAYLESCDPNAIMFTIGDNDTFPLWYMQEVEGIRTDVKLVNTSLFQTDWYIDQMKRATYKAAPIPSELTHDEYKYGTLDVAYYYHELFPSLKDSVIDLDSYMKWIRSDSPRTFYDLDDDGIPEKMLPTNKIRIPVNKENVLKYGIVAQKDADKIVPYIDITVDRALAKNTILMLDILNNFNWERPIYFTGGSNTDSEYIWLKDYLQLDGVAFKFVPIKTPTKIYNENGQLVRELSLFDIGRIDPEKMYKNVQKWNWRNINDGKIYLDEQTKRNAISLRNSLMRLSSAFAIEGDTLKAIEVLDLSLEKLPIEDFDHYSLSMDYPEMYYKLGEPEKARAAAKTLIKLFKDKLVWHSTFPSEKFDMVFDEFDMTFRYLFRGVIDQVVEFDTDEAFIMELQTEFNQTLQLFDHIIPSEEAK, from the coding sequence ATGACATCAGAAAAATTTAAAAAATGGAACATCATCTTAGGATGGGCTACATTTGCTATCGCTTTAATTACCTACACCTTAACGCTAGAACCAACTGTTAGTGCCTGGGATTGTGGAGAATACATATCAACCTCAGTAAAATTAGAAGTTGGGCATCCACCAGGAGCACCTCTTTTTCAAATGTTAGGTGCGTTTTTTGCAATGTTTACTTCGGATGTTACAGAAATAGCTAAAATGGTAAACTTCATGTCTGCTTTAGCGAGCGCATTTACTATTTTATTTATGTTTTGGACGATTACCAATTTAGCCAAAAAAATGGCTGTAAAAACTGGTGGAATTACTGACGGAAAATATATTGCAATTCTTGGAAGTAGTTTAGTGGGTTCTTTAGCGTATACTTTTTCTGATAGCTTTTGGTTTAGTGCTGTTGAAGGTGAAGTATATGCGATGTCATCGTTTTTAATGGCTTTATTATTCTGGTTAGGCTTAAAATGGGAAAACGAATTACATCAACCAAGAGGAAATAAATGGTTAATTATAATTAGTTTTGTTGTTGGTTTATCATTTGGTGTTCACATACTTTCTTTATTGGTGATTCCTGCAATTGTATTATTATATTTCTTTAAAACCTATAAAACAATCAACCTAAAAACAACGGCAATTGCTACCGTAATTTCTGTGATAGTTTTAATGTTTGTCTTTAAATTTTTATTCCCTTTTACACTAAAATTCTTTAGTGCTTCAGAATTATTTTTTATCAATACAATTGGATTACCTTATAATTCTGGTTCTATAATTGCTGCTATAATTTTAATTGCTCTGTTTTATTTTGGATTAAACTACACCAGAAAAACTAAAAAAGTTACAGCAAACACTTTAATACTTTCTGTTTTATTTATTATGATTGGTTTTTCTTCTTGGATGATGTTACCAATTAGAGCCAATGCAAATACAACTATTAACGAAAATAATCCGTCAAGTGCGCGTGAGTTATTAGCGTATTATGAACGTGAACAATATGGTGATGCAAATGTTTTTTACGACACCTATTATTCAAATTCTTACAGTAGAGAACAAGATGCTAAAAATCCTACAAAAGACGATAAACCAAAATATGAGAAAAAAGATGGTAAATATGTTATCGTAAATATCTACAAAGATGTGTTGCCTAATTGGTCTGATAAACACAAGGGTTTTATTCCAAGAATGGTAAATCCTGCTTCAGAAAAAATGTACAAAGCTATTGCTGGCATTCCAGAAAAAAGCAACAGAAGACCAACGTTTGCAGAGAACATTAAGTTTATGGTAAGCTATCAATTTGGTTATATGTATGGGCGTTATTTTATGTGGAATTTTGTTGGGCGTCAAAATGATACCCAAGGAAATTTAGACATTTTTAACGGGAATTGGATTAGCGGAATTGATGTTATTGATGAAGTAAGATTAGGTTCTCAACAACAACTTCCAGCAGATGTATTAGAAAATAAAGGTCGTAATACCTATTATTTTTTACCGCTTATTTTAGGAATCATAGGTTTATTGTATCAAATAAAATGGGACAAAGAGAACTTTTTCACCTTGTTTATGTTTTTCGTTTTTACAGGTTTTGCAATTATATTTTACACAAATCCGAAGCCTTTTGAACCTAGAGAACGTGATTATGCAGTTGTAGGAAGTTTCTACATATTTGCCATTTGGATTGGTTTTGGAGTACTTGCTTTATTTGAATATTTACAAAAATTAGGTCCAAAAAAACCGATAGCAATTGCAATTACTTTAATCTCAATATTAGCAGTTCCGTCATTAATGGCGTTCGAAAACTGGGATGATCACGATCGCTCAAACAGATACACAACACATTTAAATGCACAAGCGTATTTAGAAAGTTGCGACCCAAATGCAATTATGTTTACCATTGGTGATAACGACACCTTTCCGCTTTGGTACATGCAAGAAGTAGAAGGTATTAGAACGGATGTAAAACTAGTGAATACAAGCCTTTTTCAAACAGATTGGTATATAGATCAAATGAAACGCGCAACGTATAAAGCAGCTCCTATTCCATCAGAATTAACACATGATGAATATAAATACGGAACTTTAGATGTTGCATATTACTATCATGAATTATTTCCTAGTTTAAAAGATTCTGTAATTGATTTAGACAGTTATATGAAATGGATTCGTAGCGATAGCCCAAGAACTTTTTATGATTTAGATGATGATGGAATTCCTGAAAAAATGCTACCAACTAATAAAATTAGAATTCCTGTTAATAAAGAAAATGTTTTAAAATATGGAATTGTAGCTCAAAAAGATGCAGACAAAATTGTGCCTTATATTGATATTACAGTTGATAGAGCTTTGGCTAAAAACACTATTTTAATGTTAGATATTTTAAATAATTTTAATTGGGAACGTCCAATTTATTTTACTGGTGGCTCTAATACTGATAGCGAATATATTTGGCTTAAAGATTATTTACAGTTAGATGGTGTTGCTTTTAAATTTGTACCAATTAAAACACCAACCAAAATTTATAATGAAAACGGACAATTAGTTAGAGAACTAAGTTTGTTTGACATTGGTAGAATAGATCCAGAGAAAATGTACAAAAATGTACAGAAATGGAATTGGAGAAATATTAATGATGGTAAAATTTATTTAGATGAACAAACCAAAAGAAATGCCATTTCTTTACGAAATAGTTTAATGCGTTTATCTAGTGCTTTTGCAATTGAAGGCGACACTTTAAAAGCTATTGAAGTGTTAGATTTATCATTAGAAAAACTACCAATTGAAGATTTTGATCATTATAGCTTATCTATGGATTATCCAGAAATGTATTACAAATTAGGTGAACCAGAAAAAGCTAGAGCCGCAGCAAAAACCTTAATTAAGCTATTTAAAGATAAATTAGTTTGGCATAGTACTTTTCCGTCAGAAAAGTTTGATATGGTTTTTGATGAGTTTGATATGACGTTTAGATATTTATTTAGAGGCGTTATCGATCAAGTTGTAGAGTTTGATACAGATGAAGCTTTTATAATGGAGTTACAAACAGAGTTTAATCAAACATTACAATTGTTTGATCATATAATACCAAGTGAAGAAGCAAAATAA
- the thrC gene encoding threonine synthase, whose translation MNYYSLHHKSPKSTFKNAVVQGLAKDRGIYFPDNIQQLSKDFIENISDYSNHEIAYEVIKQFVGDEIPAEKLKEIVAKTVSFDFPLVKIDDNIASLELFHGPTMAFKDVGAKFMAQCLEYFNKDNDDEVTVLVATSGDTGGAVANGFLGAKGVNVVILYPSGKVSDIQEKQLTTLGQNITALEVDGVFDDCQEMVKTAFLDEEITKTLTSANSINVARWLPQMFYFFFAYKELHKKHKDLIFSVPSGNFGNICAGIMAQKLGLPIKHFVASTNVNDTVPNYLVDGVYKPKPSKATISNAMDVGNPSNFIRIQELFDNDLEALKSAFSSYSFSDDETRETMKEIYKNSGYVADPHGAVGYLGLKKHGLKENEFGVFLETAHPVKFLDVVEETLPVKVEIPEQIKKVINNTKVAIKASTYEDLKAYLMK comes from the coding sequence ATGAACTACTACAGTTTACACCATAAATCACCAAAATCAACTTTTAAAAATGCAGTTGTACAAGGTTTAGCAAAAGATAGAGGAATTTATTTTCCTGATAACATTCAACAACTTTCAAAAGATTTTATTGAAAATATTTCTGATTATTCAAATCACGAAATTGCTTACGAAGTAATAAAACAATTTGTCGGTGATGAAATTCCTGCTGAAAAATTAAAAGAGATTGTTGCAAAAACGGTTTCTTTCGATTTTCCTTTGGTAAAGATTGATGACAATATTGCTTCTCTAGAATTGTTTCACGGACCAACCATGGCTTTTAAAGATGTTGGTGCTAAATTTATGGCACAATGTTTAGAGTATTTTAATAAAGATAATGATGATGAAGTTACAGTTTTAGTGGCTACTTCTGGAGATACAGGAGGCGCTGTTGCCAATGGATTTTTAGGAGCAAAAGGTGTAAATGTTGTTATTTTATATCCTTCAGGAAAAGTAAGTGACATTCAAGAAAAACAATTAACAACTTTAGGTCAGAATATTACTGCGCTAGAAGTTGATGGCGTTTTTGATGATTGTCAAGAAATGGTAAAAACCGCTTTTTTAGATGAAGAAATTACAAAAACATTAACCTCAGCAAATTCTATAAATGTTGCACGTTGGTTGCCACAAATGTTTTACTTTTTCTTTGCTTATAAAGAATTACATAAAAAACATAAAGATTTAATCTTTTCTGTACCAAGTGGAAACTTCGGAAATATTTGCGCGGGAATTATGGCACAAAAATTAGGTTTACCTATTAAACATTTTGTAGCATCTACAAATGTAAATGACACTGTTCCTAATTATTTAGTTGACGGAGTTTACAAACCAAAACCATCTAAAGCAACCATTTCTAACGCTATGGATGTTGGTAACCCAAGTAATTTTATCAGAATACAAGAATTGTTTGATAATGACTTAGAAGCTCTTAAAAGCGCTTTTTCTTCGTATAGTTTTTCTGACGATGAAACTCGTGAAACAATGAAGGAGATTTACAAAAACTCTGGCTATGTTGCAGATCCTCATGGAGCAGTTGGCTACTTAGGTTTAAAAAAGCATGGATTAAAAGAAAACGAATTCGGAGTTTTTCTTGAAACTGCACATCCAGTAAAATTCTTAGATGTTGTAGAAGAAACTTTACCAGTAAAAGTAGAAATACCAGAACAAATTAAAAAAGTAATCAATAATACTAAAGTAGCTATAAAAGCTTCAACTTATGAAGATTTGAAAGCTTATTTAATGAAATAA
- a CDS encoding homoserine kinase: MDYLKIFAPATVANVSCGFDSLGFAVDAIGDEMTFTKTTEKGVKITNITGANLTYNVDENAASAVVKKILNEANADFGIELTIHKGFSPGSGLGSSAASAAGAAFGANQLLGNIYSDLELTKFAMFGEEVACGTPIADNVSAAIYGGFVLVRSYSPLEIIKLPVPSELRVVAIHPQVEVKTKDAREVLPTEIALKDAVTQWANVGGLISGLYSDNYNLISNSLVDIIVEPHRKKLIPFFDDVKNAALKSGALGAGISGSGPTIFALCKGDEVATNVYKSIEESYKNTGIDFEMFISKVNHEGIKIL, from the coding sequence ATGGATTATTTAAAAATTTTTGCTCCCGCTACTGTTGCCAATGTTTCTTGCGGATTTGATTCTCTAGGTTTTGCTGTTGATGCAATTGGAGATGAAATGACCTTTACAAAAACAACTGAAAAGGGCGTTAAAATAACCAATATTACAGGTGCAAATTTAACTTACAATGTTGATGAAAATGCCGCAAGTGCCGTTGTAAAAAAAATACTGAATGAAGCAAATGCAGATTTCGGAATTGAATTAACAATTCACAAAGGCTTTTCTCCAGGAAGCGGACTAGGAAGTTCTGCTGCAAGTGCTGCTGGTGCTGCTTTTGGAGCAAATCAATTATTAGGAAATATATATTCTGATTTAGAATTGACAAAATTTGCCATGTTTGGCGAAGAAGTTGCTTGCGGAACTCCAATTGCAGACAATGTTTCTGCAGCAATTTATGGTGGTTTCGTTTTAGTAAGAAGCTACAGTCCTTTAGAAATTATAAAATTACCGGTTCCTAGTGAATTAAGAGTTGTAGCCATTCATCCGCAGGTAGAAGTAAAAACAAAAGATGCTAGAGAAGTTTTACCTACAGAAATAGCTTTGAAAGATGCTGTTACACAATGGGCAAATGTTGGTGGTTTAATTAGCGGTTTATATTCAGATAACTATAATTTAATCAGTAATTCTTTAGTAGATATTATTGTAGAACCTCATAGAAAAAAATTAATTCCGTTTTTTGATGATGTAAAAAACGCAGCATTAAAATCTGGAGCTTTAGGTGCTGGAATTAGCGGTTCTGGACCCACAATTTTTGCTTTATGTAAAGGCGATGAAGTTGCTACTAATGTTTACAAAAGCATTGAAGAAAGTTATAAAAATACGGGAATTGATTTTGAAATGTTTATTTCAAAAGTGAATCACGAAGGAATAAAAATATTATAA